The Arachis ipaensis cultivar K30076 chromosome B10, Araip1.1, whole genome shotgun sequence DNA window CATGTTGGTGAATACCTCACGtttaatatgtttttatttttattttcaatattttaaatttatctcTATTATTAATNNNNNNNNNNNNNNNNNNNNNNNNNNNNNNNNNNNNNNNNNNNNNNNNNNNNNNNNNNNNNNNNNNNNNNNNNNNNNNNNNNNNNNNNNNNNNNNNNNNNNNNNNNNNNNNNNNNNNNNNNNNNNNNNNNNNNNNNNNNNNNNNNNNNNNNNNNNNNNNNNNNNNNNNNNNNNNNNNNNNNNNNNNNNNNNNNNNNNNNNNNNNNNNNNNNNNNNNNNNNNNNNNNNNNNNNNNNNNNNNNNNNNNNNNNNNNNNNNNNNNNNNNNNNNNNNNNNNNNNNNNNNNNNNNNNNNNNNNNNNNNNNNNNNNNNNNNNNNNNNNNNNNNNNNNNNNNNNNNNNNNNNNNNNNNNNNNNNNNNNNNNNNNNNNNNNNNNNNNNNNNNNNNNNNNNNNNNNNNNNNNNNNNNNNNNNNNNNNNNNNNNNNNNNNNNNNNNNNNNNNNNNNNNNNNNNNNNNNNNNNNNNNNNNNNNNNNNNNNNNNNNNNNNNNNNNNNNNNNNNNNNNNNNNNNNNNNNNNNNNNNNNNNNNNNNNNNNNNNNNNNNNNNNNNNNNNNNNNNNNNNNNNNNNNNNNNNNNNNNNNNNNNNNNNNNNNNNNNNNNNNNNNNNNNNNNNNNNNNNNNNNNNNNNNNNNNNNNNNNNNNNNNNNNNNNNNNNNNNNNNNNNNNNNNNNNNNNNNNNNNNNNNNNNNNNNNNNNNNNNNNNNNNNNNNNNNNNNNNNNNNNNNNNNNNNNNNNNNNNNNNNNNNNNNNNNNNNNNNNNNNNNNNNNNNNNNNNNNNNNNNNNNNNNNNNNNNNNNNNNNNNNNNNNNNNNNNNNNNNNNNNNNNNNNNNNNNNNNNNNNNNNNNNNNNNNNNNNNNNNNNNNNNNNNNNNNNNNNNNNNNNNNNNNNNNNNNNNNNNNNNNNNNNNNNNNNNNNNNNNNNNNNNNNNNNNNNNNNNNNNNNNNNNNNNNNNNNNNNNNNNNNNNNNNNNNNNNNNNNNNNNNNNNNNNNNNNNNNNNNNNNNNNNNNNNNNNNNNNNNNNNNNNNNNNNNNNNNNNNNNNNNNNNNNNNNNNNNNNNNNNNNNNNNNNNNNNNNNNNNNNNNNNNNNNNNNNNNNNNNNNNNNNNNNNNNNNNNNNNNNNNNNNNNNNNNNNNNNNNNNNNNNNNNNNNNNNNNNNNNNNNNNNNNNNNNNNNNNNNNNNNNNNNNNNNNNNNNNNNNNNNNNNNNNNNNNNNNNNNNNNNNNNNNNNNNNNNNNNNNNNNNNNNNNNNNNNNNNNNNNNNNNNNNNNNNNNNNNNNNNNNNNNNNNNNNNNNNNNNNNNNNNNNNNNNNNNNNNNNNNNNNNNNNNNNNNNNNNNNNNNNNNNNNNNNNNNNNNNNNNNNNNNNNNNNNNNNNNNNNNNNNNNNNNNNNNNNNNNNNNNNNNNNNNNNNNNNNNNNNNNNNNNNNNNNNNNNNNNNNNNNNNNNNNNNNNNNNNNNNNNNNNNNNNNNNNNNNNNNNNNNNNNNNNNNNNNNNNNNNNNNNNNNNNNNNNNNNNNNNNNNNNNNNNNNNNNNNNNNNNNNNNNNNNNNNNNNNNNNNNNNNNNNNNNNNNNNNNNNNNNNNNNNNNNNNNNNNNNNNNNNNNNNNNNNNNNNNNNNNNNNNNNNNNNNNNNNNNNNNNNNNNNNNNNNNNNNNNNNNNNNNNNNNNNNNNNNNNNNNNNNNNNNNNNNNNNNNNNNNNNNNNNNNNNNNNNNNNNNNNNNNNNNNNNNNNNNNNNNNNNNNNNNNNNNNNNNNNNNNNNNNNNNNNNNNNNNNNNNNNNNNNNNNNNNNNNNNNNNNNNNNNNNNNNNNNNNNNNNNNNNNNNNNNNNNNNNNNNNNNNNNNNNNNNNNNNNNNNNNNNNNNNNNNNNNNNNNNNNNNNNNNNNNNNNNNNNNNNNNNNNNNNNNNNNNNNNNNNNNNNNNNNNNNNNNNNNNNNNNNNNNNNNNNNNNNNNNNNNNNNNNNNNNNNNNNNNNNNNNNNNNNNNNNNNNNNNNNNNNNNNNNNNNNNNNNNNNNNNNNNNNNNNNNNNNNNNNNNNNNNNNNNNNNNNNNNNNNNNNNNNNNNNNNNNNNNNNNNNNNNNNNNNNNNNNNNNNNNNNNNNNNNNNNNNNNNNNNNNNNNNNNNNNNNNNNNNNNNNNNNNNNNNNNNNNNNNNNNNNNNNNNNNNNNNNNNNNNNNNNNNNNNNNNNNNNNNNNNNNNNNNNNNNNNNNNNNNNNNNNNNNNNNNNNNNNNNNNNNNNNNNNNNNNNNNNNNNNNNNNNNNNNNNNNNNNNNNNNNNNNNNNNNNNNNNNNNNNNNNNNNNNNNNNNNNNNNNNNNNNNNNNNNNNNNNNNNNNNNNNNNNNNNNNNNNNNNNNNNNNNNNNNNNNNNNNNNNNNNNNNNNNNNNNNNNNNNNNNNNNNNNNNNNNNNNNNNNNNNNNNNNNNNNNNNNNNNNNNNNNNNNNNNNNNNNNNNNNNNNNNNNNNNNNNNNNNNNNNNNNNNNNNNNNNNNNNNNNNNNNNNNNNNNNNNNNNNNNNNNNNNNNNNNNNNNNNNNNNNNNNNNNNNNNNNNNNNNNNNNNNNNNNNNNNNNNNNNNNNNNNNNNNNNNNNNNNNNNNNNNNNNNNNNNNNNNNNNNNNNNNNNNNNNNNNNNNNNNNNNNNNNNNNNNNNNNNNNNNNNNNNNNNNNNNNNNNNNNNNNNNNNNNNNNNNNNNNNNNNNNNNNNNNNNNNNNNNNNNNNNNNNNNNNNNNNNNNNNNNNNNNNNNNNNNNNNNNNNNNNNNNNNNNNNNNNNNNNNNNNNNNNNCATtattaaagatataaaaaaatgtgggcttcttttaatttttaggtaTATATCCCTTTAGTTCTATAAATACAAAGAGAGttctaagataaaaaaaaaaatttctcttaaTGGCTATTTATGTACTTTTTAATTAAGCTGCTTCCGGATTTGAACCTTGGTAAATACACTaagtattgaaaaaaaaaaatcttttagtgTTGTGTAAATGAATGTATAATATAGGTGTGTTGTGATAAATATTTATAGAATTAATtgctaaaattaataatttaaaaaaaatgagtaatctCAATTTTCAATAAGAAAgtatttctaattttaattttttaataatctaATAAAATAATAACGAGTTATATTCTATCTAAAATGGTATTGACAATGTTGTTGTTTTTTTTAAAACCGTTGGTTGAGATCAAGCCATCCTTCAGAGTCTATGAAACTCGTACTTGTCATCATATTAACCGTCTCTAAATCCAATTTTGTAATCCAATTAACTCGTTTGGAGGTATCAGAACCTGGTCCAAAATTGCCATACTCTGCAAACGTAATGTTAttcctaaaaaaaaaaatattttatacattaatatttttgttttgtatttaacATGAATTAATAATGTTGTTAATAAGATGATTAGTATAGTGATAGAGACATAAAGTCTTACTCATGTTGAGAGGAATCCCATGGATCCCAACCAGCGGGTTGAATAATGTTGGCCATACTTGTATTGTAGAAAAGAACTCTGGCATAAGGTCTCCAGGGTCTTCCCAAAAAAGTAGAACCATCTCCAAATACATTACAATTATTGAACACAAACCCATTTGAATCTCCTGGATTTTCTCTCCCTTGCGCTGTTATATATCCTATAAATCCTTCTCCTAATTCCCTTCCAATTACATTTATGCCACACCTCTGTCATTACCAACACAATAATACATTTAATTAATCATCAATTCTCATTCAATCTATTTTTATGTTACCGTGGCTAAACAATTTtaacattatttaaaaaatattattaaaattatatatatatatatatatatatatatataacacattaaatctcaaatcaatttttaatatatataattctaTAAATATTTATGTAGCATTTATAagacttaaaataaaattaaattaaaattaagcaTTAAAGATGCTCTTACTACTAAAAAACGTTATTTTAACGATAATAATAAATACTATAGCATGCACCTTTTATATTTTAAAGAAATTCAATTACCTCAAACAATGACTGGCCAGCACCGAAGATAAAATCAACGGCACCTTGAATAGTACAAAGTTTATAATAATGTTTTCCATGATTATCCCACAAAGTATCTTGCAATCCGAAGAATCCAACTCTATAAAAGTAAGACTTGTCTCCGCTTATCATTGCAGCTACTGCAGGAACTCTGGGGTTCGTATTTATTGGATTGTTATATGTATTCTGTTTCACAAAAAATAGATGGATTAATTAAAATAGGCAGAGAatgatataataattaattaattaattgattaattaattatggtTAGTTACCCTAAAAGAGATAGATTTGACGACGATATTATCAGCATTGGATTGGAAGGTGGGGCTCTGAGCAGTTGTATTATGGTCATCCCATTCAACCCACGTTTTCATCTTTCCACTTCCCTTCAATATTATGTATGGTTTATCACTTAGAATCGTCACTTTTTCCCTGTAATACCAAATTTCTTAagtcaaattaaataaaagagttaCATACTACAACTGAAAATAATAGTAAATAGTGAATTAGGTAGTAAATTTTATTATGATTATGATCACTGTATATTAGTTCGTCTCatattttttctaattattatttatcagACTATTCTGTTGGACAGTTTTTCGAGGATGCAAGGCAAACTACAACTAATTATCGTTTCGAATGGAACTACTTATTTGTGGTACAGTAGTTGTATGATGTATCAATAACAAGGCAATATGAAAGCATAAATTAAAAATGAGACTCTTTTCTTATTTTGCAACATGCTGAATGAAGGCAATAAATGTTCATATATGGAAAGCCAGATGTGTCTATAGTTTCTCCGGAGATTGTATCTAAAGTACATCTAGAGTTGAATATTGAATTTATTACCTGTAAATACCAGCCTTCACATTAATTAAAACCCAATACTTATTGTTGGAAGGGACAAAATCAATGGCAGATTGAATTGTAAAAAAGTTGCCATGTCCCAAAGAATCCACAACAATTTTGCTGAATGGAAGGATTTTGTTTCTAACAGTTCGGTAATTCTGACCATTAATAGCTCCTAAATTTAACAGCACAAACACACAAATCCACCAACGAACAAAAAATTGCAACATCTTCAATGAATTCAACACCTGTGTTAATAGTTGGAATCAAATTCAAGTTTTTTGTATATAGATATaagaagtagagaagaagaggtgACAACAATATATTTGGTAGTGGAATTAAGGAATGAAGTGATGATCATGTATTTAATATTTATGGATTTTGGAAggaactttttatttttcaatttaacatGTAAGTTTTTTATATTAGAAACAATTTTATTCCGAGTGTATGAGATTTTATAGGAGGTATGATAAAGAAGTTATTGAAAGTTTAGGGGGTTTAATAAATTTAAAGCATTATTTAATGAAATGGTTGGaaaggaaataagaaaaagaatactataccttcaaagaacctgtcaTTGTCAACATAAATCAAAGGGATGAAAATTGAAAGAGATTAGCACACAGAATTACTTTAGTATTGAATCCTCTAGACTTCTTTATGCAACAAGCAAGCAAATCACTCAGCTCACTTTTTTACACTAAGAACACTTTTTCACACTAAGAAAACATGCATAAAACAACTGAACTAAAAGTGTTTAAATAGACTCATACAAAAttaactaaaagataagataacttaatttAACTCTTctaaatataagataagataatttaatttaactcttctaaaaataaaataactaatttaaattatatttgattttattggattgaattatatttgatttaaatattaaaattctaaagatatgataactaatttaaaattaataatttcaaaaattaataataaacttATATCTTAACCATaattttttaacttaaaaaaaaagaagtattTGTTGCTTTagtcaaaattttcttttt harbors:
- the LOC110268508 gene encoding probable pectinesterase 29; its protein translation is MISGDKSYFYRVGFFGLQDTLWDNHGKHYYKLCTIQGAVDFIFGAGQSLFERCGINVIGRELGEGFIGYITAQGRENPGDSNGFVFNNCNVFGDGSTFLGRPWRPYARVLFYNTSMANIIQPAGWDPWDSSQHE
- the LOC107621214 gene encoding probable pectinesterase 55, yielding MLQFFVRWWICVFVLLNLGAINGQNYRTVRNKILPFSKIVVDSLGHGNFFTIQSAIDFVPSNNKYWVLINVKAGIYREKVTILSDKPYIILKGSGKMKTWVEWDDHNTTAQSPTFQSNADNIVVKSISFRVTNHN